The DNA region CCTTCGAGTGCATTCTTCACTAACAATTTGACATCGTTACTAAAATCAGCCTTTAATATCCATCGAAGGTAATTTGGATCCTCTTCTGCAGTTTTTTTAAGTGATTTCTTCTTTGCATACTTTCCAAACAGCAAATACAATTCCCCGTTCCACCAACAAAATTTACGTTCATTATCATAAAAATTGTCTTTCTTTTGATAATCAACATCTTTTAAATCATCAAGATGCCCACTACCTATACCATATTTTTCTACCTGTTTTTCTAAAACTTCTAAAGTAGCCTCAACATCACCTAAAGCAGAATGAGCATTAGCCATGTTTTTTTGGCAGTAAAATTCATATGCAGCGGTAAGATCTCTTTTCTCGAAAACATGATAAATAATCTGAGCGTCAAATATAACACGCGATTCCCATTCAAAAATAATTTCCGATTCATATAGTTCTCTTTTCAACAAAGGCAAATCAAATCTTTTTGCATTAAACCCACCAAGGTCAGCATCCTCGATAAATAACAATATTTCTTCCGCTATGTCCTTGAAAAGCGGGGCATCTTTAACATCTTCATTGGTAATACCTGTAAGTTCCGTAATTTCTGGCGGGATAGGTATTCCAGGATTAATTCTCTTTAAATATTTATTCATTGTCCCATCTGGCAAACATTTAATCATGCCAATTTCAATAATCTTGTCTTTTTCAATCCATGTTCCCGTAGTTTCTAAATCAACTAAAACCAATGGCCTTGATATAATCATAGGTTCTCCCTAAAATTCCCCTTCAATAAAAGCCTTGATGGGTTTAAGCTGTTCTCTTGTTGGCTCTACTTTTCCCTGCTCCAATCGTAAGATATAGCTTTGCGACACACCCATCTTTTTAGCAAGTTCGATAATGGTTATTCCCTTCGATTTGCGAAGTTCTTTGAGTTGTTGCATATATTCGTTCATAATTATTAACTCGTGTATAAATATATTTCATTTGGTGC from bacterium includes:
- a CDS encoding 3'-5' exonuclease, giving the protein MIISRPLVLVDLETTGTWIEKDKIIEIGMIKCLPDGTMNKYLKRINPGIPIPPEITELTGITNEDVKDAPLFKDIAEEILLFIEDADLGGFNAKRFDLPLLKRELYESEIIFEWESRVIFDAQIIYHVFEKRDLTAAYEFYCQKNMANAHSALGDVEATLEVLEKQVEKYGIGSGHLDDLKDVDYQKKDNFYDNERKFCWWNGELYLLFGKYAKKKSLKKTAEEDPNYLRWILKADFSNDVKLLVKNALEGQFPQKEYKIGK
- a CDS encoding helix-turn-helix transcriptional regulator, with the protein product MQQLKELRKSKGITIIELAKKMGVSQSYILRLEQGKVEPTREQLKPIKAFIEGEF